Below is a window of Panthera leo isolate Ple1 chromosome B4, P.leo_Ple1_pat1.1, whole genome shotgun sequence DNA.
aaaccgTGGTACATCCAgagaatagaatattattcaacactaaaaagaaatgagctaccagtgtgaaaagagaaggaggaagtttAATTGCGTagtactaagtgaaagaagccagtgtgaaAAGTCTCCCtattatatgattccaactctacgacattctggaaaagacaaaacttatggtgacagaaaaaaagattggCAGTTGCCAGGAGTTGTGGGAtgaagagaaagagcacagaacatttttagggcagtgaaaatactctacaTGATACCATAATTATAGATACAggtcattatatatataataccatgtatatatacatagatgtacatatatgtacagaaTATACAATACCAAGAATGTACCCTGAAGTAGACTATGAATTTTGGATGATAAAATATGTTAACACAGGTTGATCAATTGTAATAAATTATGCCAGCCTGGTGAGGGATGTTAATTAAGGGGTTTTAAGCTCTGGAAGGACATGGAAGAATCATAGATACATATtactatgtgaaagaagccaatcttgAAAGGGTACATACTGCCTGATTCCCACTATATAAcatttcagttgtatttttaaactgcagaatacatttttgaaataatttctgtatttttcttgttatttgcctgtttatttatttatttattgactgtttTATTGGCTTTTGTTTGCTCTGAGACGTCATTTGTGTCACTTGTCAGAGGCACAACCTTAGGCTTGTGAGTACTCTTGGATGACAGTGGTTTTATTGAGGCTAGTTTCTGCTGTATCCTCCCCTGAACATTTTATTGGATGTACCTCTGTAGGTTTCCTAGCTAGCAGGGAAGCTCCATTAATTCTCCTTTTGTTCTATTGTTTTGACAGCATTGTGGGGCAGATATTTCTCTACTGTCCAATCCATTGTTTTTGTCACCTCTGCAAGGATAGCCTTTAAGTCCAGTCTTTGAGGTTTGCCCCCAATCTATGAGGGCCTTCTTCACTGTCTCCTTCCCTGGTTCTCTCTGGTAAACTTCTACGTGGTCTGCATGTAGCTTTTTGTTCTCATGGAGGTACCAGCTTATCACCAAATGTGTATAATGTTTGAGAGTCACTTATGCCTATGCTTGAATTTTCccacttttttccaaataaattcagTTCACTTGAGGAGAGCTTTGGGGCCCTCTGTTATGGACTGCCTTTCTTTCTAGGTAAAACCTGTGTTCACCTGTTCTGGAACTGGGACAGGGGCAGTGGCCCAGCTCTCTCAGAGTGACACCCTGGATTTAGAACAGGTTTCTGGGTGAGTTCAGTAGCCCATAGTTTTCCAAGCTTGTTTTTCTTGACATAGAACCTCTATCCTTTGAACTGAGGCAACTAAAATTGGGGAACCCATTATTCTTGCCCTATCATGCATGGGGTAGATCTCCTACCCTATGAATGGGCTTTAGATAGAGGAAGACATCTCCAGACATTGTAGCCACTCTTCCCTTGAATAGAGCTTCTGCAGCATGGAGCTGGAGGGGAAAAAGGATTGTTTTCAGCCTGCCACTTTCGAGGTGATATGGTAGCTCTTGACTGGGATGTAAGGGAAGAGTCTCTAAGTTCTTTTCTGCACTTGCCTGTGTGCTTCCTATCATGCTGggctgggagagaagagggagggagtagGTCCTGATTCAAATAATACAAGCAAATGTTCCTATTGGCTTTACTCATAGTATCTAAAAGGTGAAAACACCTCAATTGCCCATGAATTTAAGAGCACATAAGGAAAATTTGGCCATATGTGTACAATGAAAAGCGGAATATGACtgagcaataaaaaaatgaattacttaaacagatgataaaataattaaatttcaaattcattttactcAGTTAAAGAAGCCTACCAGAAACGAGTGCATACTGTATGCagactataaatatataaatatgccacacaaaaaaaaaccaaaaaacaaaaacagatcactGGTGATGTGGAAATGGAGTTGGACAGAGGCATGGACTAATAGGGAGTATGATAATCTCTTAGAGGTAATGGaaattttctgtatcttattgtggtgatggttttgtTGATgtataaaactgttaaaattcaCAGAATTGTACATTCTGAACAAACATAGTTCATTTCACACAATTATTCTTcagtaaaatatttgagaaaaaaaatcagcagagcttttttttttagatccacAGACTTCATTTTAGAACAATGACTCAGATCTTTTTTTGCACTGAAAAACAGGCATCTACTCAAGGCACGAGAAGATAtttattgtaataaaaaaatcaatgcagaAAGTAGGATAaaacctattaaaaatataattactattaGTGTAGCAGCAGTGGAGGGAGGATTCACCACCATTAACACTatcatttaaattaagaaaactttACCAGTTATTGATGCTACAGTCagctataattatatatttaatggaaAGTCAGTAGATGCGTTGGAAGAAATTTCTTATGTGCATTATATTTTAGGTAAGGGTATTATTTAGGTACCaataatgatgtttttaaaaaacccagtaATTCCTAAATCAAAATATTAGCTATATAGTATTAAAATGGCTTTTTACATGACTTGCACTACAACTTTGATTATTTGATGACCAGCCTTAtaatgtatatatcatatttagAGAATTACATATGTGtaaatttatgtgtatgtatgcattgatgcatatatttttattaatttatattaacatGCTAGTtaaagctattattatttttgctgcttATCCCTGCTTTCAGAAATACTCTATACAGCATGTGCATCTTCTTGGAAtctaaaagtaaaatgagaagaGCAAATTCCAAACAAGAATGAGCACAGAATATACCTGAATATAATTCCTGTAGCAATGCCAGAAAGTACTGGAcatcaggaaaagaagagaaaaagtcaGCATTGAAAAATTAGTGCATGTGTCATCTTACGGTGAGGTCTGTtagcttctccctctgcctgaggATTCTTTTCTGAGTCATTTGGATGATGCTGAACACACTGGGGAGTGAAATAACCAGTGATCATTCTCACAAAAGtatcctggagagagagagagagagagaaagagaaagagagaaagagacagagatacacagagagacagagacaaaaagacagagagtcagagacCATGATTGTTAGGGCCTTTTTTCTCAGTTTGATAAAGGATTGCTAATATTCAGTGGATGAAGATTCAAAGAATGAGGAGCCTCTTTCTTTGCAGGCTCGTTCCATTATAGGACCCAGAATGTTGGCAAAATGATTCTGCATTTTACTCGTAGGGGAGGGTTAGTAAAATGTGCCTCTCTCATCCTAAACATCTTTCTGCTTCCTGTCAGGAAAAAGGCAAGACGCCATCTTAAATCTTCATCCAGTTTTTCTACCTAGTGAGTCCCCTATTTTCTTCAGTaacctgtattaaaaaaaaaatgtgggtggaagaggtgacatttgttAAAGTATAAGGAAAGATGCTTAGAGAAAGGCATGGGTAGAGACATGAACAGATATAGCATATGATGATAAGATACTATTTTGCATTTAGTTGAGACTCttgttattttggtttgtttttaatcttttctattagttctcagcaaaaagaaaaataaagactgaaatagCAAAGTTGGGTAATGCAAGCTCTGtctatggaaatgaaaacacaggtaCTCTTGCAGGCATGGGATGCTTCTCCGCAGAGAGTGAAGTTACTGAGGGACAGAGAATGttactctctttcttcctctctcagacttaacataaataatagtaaaggcataaagaaagaacaaatctggTAGCCaataaatatacagatttaaCAAATAAGTATGAAATTTATGTCATGTAATCATTCAAGTAACTCTGAGATGTAGATATgtaccccattttacaggaggAAATTACAAAGCAGAGATACTATGTATCTCTGTCTCAAAGTTATACTATGTATAACTTTCTCTAAGCTACATTGgcaaaaacagaatttgaaaactaAGTTTGACACCTGAgcttattttttaactcttagGTTCATGATGAACTATATTACCCTTATATTTCCTTCCTCATTTAATGAGGTAGCATTTCTCCAGCAGAGATGCTCAAACATTAGAAATCATTGTTCAGTTCTACATCATTCTCATGTTATCAACCAGCAATCAATATTCAGCTTACTTTAGCTGCCATTCTAAAGGTCATCTCTTTCTTCACAGTCCCTAATAAGACTGCTTTTTGTAAAGCCATTGCAACCTCTTACATGGATGACCGCACAGTTTCTATGACTATTGTCTTCTCCtcctgaatatttattttccataaagcTACCAGTATGGTTTTTGTGAAATGCCAAGTTGAATACAATACTGTCTTTTTGAAAAATCCCCAGAGCTTACCCCTTGTCTACAGAATAAAGGCTGTCTTCCTAGGCTCGACATATAGGTCTGCATGATTGCCATGAATTTCCTTTTAAGTCTCATCCCTCACTCTTTGTCTTGTGCGTTAAAATGACTTATTAAACTTCATGGAGTTCACCATAtagttatttatttctctttgcacaGAAACCTGCTcaattctacttatttattttgcaaagcaCTTAAGATTTCTCTCACCATCAAGAACATTCACCTCTaaaggctgcatttttttttttttttttgtatattctataaatgtgtttttcacTGAGTTTCTGTGTGGCGGTTTAATTATCTGTTCAGCTCTTTTCTCCTCATCTGATTGTGAGCTTAAGTACAGATTATTTACACTTACGGATTTTCATATGGCAAAATGCACatcaaaattcaataaatatcattTGATGAATTTTTTCTAAGGCATAtacaacaaaaaatgaattatctttgtttttgtttcattttctttatggttttcttgTCAAGGGAGGATTTTCAAGAATAATTTAAGCCACAGAAAACTGTGAAATATGTGTGTCACTCATTGACCTTCTGGACAATTAAAAATGACTCATATGTCACTTTTAGGACTGTGTGCACTGCAGAGTAACTGTTTCTCTCATGCAGCATTCAAAAAGATTTCTGCAATAAATCAGATATTTTGTTCTGTCTTCTTACCATATCAGATTTTGTTACCCTACCAGTTACATACATATTACATAACACTTGTTCCTAAGTCAAAATAAACAATACACCCCAAACATCATCCTTAGAGTGCCAGCAGCAAACTTGGGATATATTTTCcctaaaatcaaaatatatggGAATCATTATCTTTACCCATATGAAGATGAAGTATGGCGAAAGCCATTCCACCCCAAAATCAACAGCCAGGCAAAATGTAGTCCTAATGTATCCTTCAGCTGTAAGTACGTGGGTTTCAAATACgcaaaatttccaaaattaaatatttctaatatcaaTGGGCAAATTCTATGTGTCAATGCCTCCCCAGATTGTCATAATGCCTCTGCCTTTCAGTTATGTCACTGTTAAgatagaattaaataaaagtatttttttccccagaatcttTCTCAAAGCTTCTTTGACATCTTTGTTTCTCAGGGAGTAAATCAAAGGATTCAGCATGGGAGTGACTAGGGTGTAACACAACGAGGCCACTTTACTCAGCTCAGGAAATCTATCAGggatgaaatacataaaaatcacgGCACCGTACAACACACTCACGACTCCCAGGTGAGAGCTGCAAGTGGAGAATGCTTTCTTACGTCCCTCAGTGGATCTTATCTTTAGAACTGTGGACACAATATACATATAGGACACAATAATGACAATTATGGTAGGCAAAATAATAATGCTGCATAAGAAAAACGTAACCATGTTATGAAAGTAGAGGTCAGAACAAGATAGTCTCTGAAGTGGACGGTCATCACAGTAAAAGTGGTCAATGGCTCGGGAAGCACAAAAGGACAAAGTAAATGTTATGCTTGTCTGAAGAACTGAGCTGATGCAGCCGCATAAATAGGAACCAGCCACCAACTGAGTGCAGAGACGTGCTGACATCTGGACAGAGTAGAGGAGTGGGTTGCAGATGGCAATgaagcggtcataggccatggctGCCAGGAGAAATCCCTCCGCCACGATGaagagggcaaagagaaagagctgGGTCACACAACCTGCAAAGGAGATTGACTTGCTCTCAGACCAGAAGTTGATCATGGCTTTGGGTGCAATAACAGATgaatagaagagatcaatgaaggACAGGTTGCctaggaagaaatacatgggtgTGTTCAGCCGGGGATCAGTCATAATAATGGTCATCATCCCAACATTCCCTAGGAGGATCATGGCATACACAAGCAGAAAGATCAGGAAGAGGAGAATGTGGAGCTCGGAGCGGACCCTGAAGCCTACAAGGATGAAGTCAGTTACATCCGAGTGATTGTCTGTTCCTCTGTCACTCATGGCAGAAACCTGCTGATAGGCACaaggcaaaataaacaaatgaaatctaGGCTTTGTTTCTAGTGgcataaataatttcttaaatgtagaataaattatttacatcttAATTAACTATTgcacataaaacaattttaatgtcaTGAAGAATCAAGAATTTGCATTACATAATACTAGGCTTATGAGACTAATTAAGCAGTGAAAAAATTTTCTGGGTCACTGTACTTAAATCATAAATTTCCTGTGAGTTCAGCCAATAAGTAGCATACAATATTGTCTAATTTCAATCAAATTTGAAATTtctattcttaacatttttatagtaaaataattttcacaatCTAAAATAAGAGTGTTACTAGGATCTAAAATAGATATATTACATGTAATCACTATGACAATGTTTATAGCCTGTGATAGCCAAGTCAGTGTTTGAATCATTACATGAcactaataaatatattttaaaatattgttaccTTATTTAcctcaatttctttccttttcattattactgtatccatctttgaaaatagaataaaaatagataagtCATTTGtgtgttaaaattaataaaatttaaaaaccactaaTCCTAGATCAAATAAAATGCTCTAAAGATCATTCTAAATAAATGGGCATTTCCTCAGATCAAGTCCATTCCCCcaaataaaggaatttttattgcttcgttataaatattttacttccaCTAATAgttgtttaattaaaatatgccATAATCAGCTCCTTTTCTGAAGTGGGGAAAAGTTAATGAACATTCTAATACTTACAACACAATGATGCCTTTCAACCACAACTTCATCAATTCATGGGATCTGGCTCTTTGGGCAGGGCAAGTATATTTAaggaatatatataatggagagTTCCTTTCTTAAATCCTAGTAGGCTTTATACATCTTAAAATAAGATGAATATTAAAAGACCATAGCAATTTTGTGTCATCTATAGTCCATCACCATTTGCTCCAGTATCAACAGTAGTTGTTTATGATGGTCTTACTTATTTTAGTCCTATGCAATCTTTCCTCAGGATATTTCAACATTAAGGTTTTGCTCATCCTCTGTGATGGATTCCATTGGGAGAGGAGTAATCATAAAGTCAATTACAGAGACATAAGTACAGGCTCCAGGGCTGTTGTCCATTAGGACTGCAGTAACCTCAGACACAaacaaataatgtaataataGTCCAAATACAAGGAACTTTTCCTTTTGGTTGTATGTATGCTTTGGGAAATTTCTTTGGACTTAGTTTTCTTCATTGACAAAGAAACACTTTCTGGTAATTATCATAGCATACATATTGGTATGTACAGAGAAACAGATTTAAAAGGTAGTATTATACGAGAAAAGTGTTAgataagtgaatatttttaattatgtagtaAATTACATTcactatgctttaaaaaaagataaaaattcactCCAAGATATGGTTTGTCTATATTTCTTGATGtagacatatttcttttctttttttaaaatatgaaatttattgtcaacttggtttccatacaacacccagtgctcatcccaacaggtgccctcctcaatgcccatcacccactttccccaccctcccaccccccatcaaccctcagtttattctcagtttttaagagtctcttatggtttgtctccttcgttctctgtaacttttttttcccccttccccatggtctgaTGTAGACATATTTCATGATATGACAAATACCCTGTAAATCACAAACTCAGAGTCagataatatttttctaatgctATGCTTTCTTATATTCAAATACTaaacaattagagaagaaataacagcactcaataaaatgattttacatttccctagtaaaagattttaaaatatcttaactaTTTTATGACTAAAGGACTGCATTAAAACCAtagacataggggcgcctgggtggctcagttggttaagcatccgactttggctcaggtcataatctcgcggcttgtgggtttgagccccgtgtcgggctctgtgctgatagctcagagcctggagcctgcttcagattctatatctccctctctctctgcccctttcttgcttgcgcttctgtctttctctctctcaaaaaaaaaaaaaaaaacataaaaaaattaaaaaaacaataaccatAGGCATAATACTCTATTTAATGAGCTTAGTATTTTgagctttatatattttcatcctAAATATTTCCACAAATTAATTGTAATACtactttttaaatctccttttaattaaaaattatttctagaatttatttagaattttcctCTGTATGGAATACAAAATGATATAGGGTAAGAGTTTCtcattataatacagtattagtaAAAGTTTGGTCAGTGtaggaagaaaaagcagattaggtatttcatgtttttatttttttaatatgtatttgttataagagaaggagagagaaagtggcaagcaaaggaggggcagagagagagggagaaagagaaaatcccaaccaggctccacattgtcggcaatatctgatgtggggctcaatctcatgaaccatgacatcattacctgagctgataccaagaatCAGATTCTTAATAGAcggagccacctaagtgccccagaAGTACATTACGTACGttaaacaggaaaatattaattaaGGTGAATTGAGGCCTATCAAATTTGGAAAGCCTGGAAGAATTTCTGGATGACACTCTTATAATGATCCTGAGAGAAATTTAGGATAAACTCACAGAGAGATACTACTATTGGGGATACAATTCAAAAGAACAGCACCTGACCTATGGTCCAAGGGATCAGATACACAGAAGCAAAAAAATGTCACTACTTCCTCATCCGTCAAAATCACTTTTCTAGGAAGTTGAGGATTCAATAGCACTGCAGAAATAAGCCCACATGTTTCTACAACTTCTTTTTTCTACTGGTAGAAAGAATGGACAGAAAGTTGATCCCCAAGTCATTGTGCCCTTCTAAATTCTGAGCTTGTATAGATCTAATTGGTAGAGCAAAATCTGTCAAGAACCTGTGTGGCAGGAGACATTTGAACTTTCCAACATCTCTATCTAGCAGGCACATGAGATAGAGTTTGAATATCTAACCTGTAAAATGTACCATAAtctaatatacttttttttttttttaaatttttttaatgtttatttatttttgggacagagagagacagagcatgaacaggggaggggcagagagagagggagacacagaatcggaagcaagctccaggctctgagccatcagcccagagcccaacgcggggctcgaactcacaaaccgccagatcgtgacctgagctgaagtcggacgcttaaccgactgagccaccccggtgcccctctaatatactttttaatcctTAAACTTTCCACAATAGCATTAACGGTAACAACATGCTATTTCTGACAAATACGTAGAGGGCCACTAACTGTCACAGTAGTTGAGACATCAATAAACCCTTAACAAATTCATTGATTAAAATCATTCAATATATGTTCTTGATCATATTCAACTTAATATAGAAATCAAATAGATTTTTaggaagtgtttatttttagtgttcATGCCCATAGAATTTTCTGGTTATCTATCATTATTGATTTCATAAGTGATAGATAACTAGAAATCTTTATGGGCATGGACATTAGAAATAAACACTTCCTAAAAACATactgataaaaaagaaatcaaataaaattttgatttcaaTTGAACTAAATTATAATGAATCATGATATATTTAAGCTTGGTAAGAAAAAGTAGTACTTAGAGGGATATACAAAACCTTACAGATAAATATGAAGAAGATAGGCAGGAACATTTagattttaataataacaatctTCTTAATaatgtgaaatagaaaacagcaaGTCAAAACAAAATATGAGGCACCTGAGTGCTcagggggcacctgcatggctcaatcggttaagcatccgatttcggctcaggtcatgatctcgtggttcatgagtttgaaccccaggtctggctctgtgctaacagctcagagcctggagcctgcttcagattctgtgtcttcctctatctctgcccctccctgacttacactctttttctctatctcaaagataaataaacagtaaaaaaaaaaaaaaaaaaaaaagcacaaaacaacaaaaacagaaaagaaataatgtagataaaaattacttaattagaaaaaaatatgtataatataggATAGCCACATAGTCTGacattgattctttgaaaaattagtAATGTGTATAAAATCCTAGCcaatttaatgaaggaaaaacagcaaCATTAAATCACAAGAATCAGGAATTAAAAGGTGATGGCACTACAGATTCTGCTGatattgataaaaaaatatttttaccaaaaattgatgattttttaaataaaaatattttaagtaggaCAAAATTATGTGTAAAAGACAAgtatgaatttttaattatattttctaaagaaattgaatttcatTAATGATATTTCCATGAAGAATAGTTCTTGCCTAAATGACTTCACCAGTGTTTACTTCTGAacatttgagaaagaaataagatcaTTTGTACATAAACTCTGTCAGGAATAGTCATAAAGGAAATACTCTCTAACTATAGTTTTGAGTCTCTCATAAGTGTCATAAGGACATTAAACTTTATAGGTAAATCTTACTCATAAACTTAATGTCAAAAGTCtaaacagacaataaataaaatacttcagtaaaaaaaagaataatgcaatCTCACTGAAGTGTATGTACTAGAAATGTTAAAgtcattcaatatttttaaaaaatagatttaagatTTTCCACATCTAGTTATTGATGCATAGCTTTTATAGATTTGCTTTCcatcacaaaaaaattaaactctggAGAAAATATATGAACCAAATATTTTTAGAGATTGCATAATAAGTGGTAAATGACTAATtactgagaaaaaggaaacataccaggagaaaaagattttaaacttgaatacacagcaatagaaacaaaccaaacctAAGActgagttaaaaaggaaaaaatagaaaagaacagaTGTTCAATGACAACTGAAAAAATATTACCCATGTAATTTTGGAAAAAGAGAGgccagaaaaataacagaaactatGGTGGGCAAAAATTTTCTCTAAGTTGATGACAAATCTAAACACACAGATGCAAGGAAATGggcaaaatcccaagcaggatgaacagagagaaaaccaaataaaacacatCAGAATAAAAATCTGAAGGTGAGTGAAAAAGAGACACTGtcaagaggggaaaagagagacattACACACAAGCAAATGAAAGTTAAATCATAC
It encodes the following:
- the LOC122225399 gene encoding olfactory receptor 9K2-like, translating into MSDRGTDNHSDVTDFILVGFRVRSELHILLFLIFLLVYAMILLGNVGMMTIIMTDPRLNTPMYFFLGNLSFIDLFYSSVIAPKAMINFWSESKSISFAGCVTQLFLFALFIVAEGFLLAAMAYDRFIAICNPLLYSVQMSARLCTQLVAGSYLCGCISSVLQTSITFTLSFCASRAIDHFYCDDRPLQRLSCSDLYFHNMVTFFLCSIIILPTIIVIIVSYMYIVSTVLKIRSTEGRKKAFSTCSSHLGVVSVLYGAVIFMYFIPDRFPELSKVASLCYTLVTPMLNPLIYSLRNKDVKEALRKILGKKILLFNSILTVT